One window of Cucurbita pepo subsp. pepo cultivar mu-cu-16 chromosome LG19, ASM280686v2, whole genome shotgun sequence genomic DNA carries:
- the LOC111782289 gene encoding ras-related protein Rab11A-like, translating into MASGGGGYGDANQKIDYVFKVVLIGDSAVGKSQILARFARNEFSLDSKATIGVEFQTRTLVIQHKNVKAQIWDTAGQERYRAVTSAYYRGALGAMLAYDITKRQSFDHIPRWLEELRSHADKNIVIILIGNKSDLEDQRAVSTDDAKEFAEKEGLFFLETSALESTNVESAFMTILTEIFNIMNKKNLAAGENQGNGNSASLAGGKKVIIPGPAQEIPAKSKICCTST; encoded by the exons ATGGcgagcggcggcggcggataTGGGGATGCGAATCAGAAGATTGATTATGTGTTCAAAGTGGTGTTGATCGGGGACTCTGCGGTGGGTAAATCTCAGATTCTGGCGAGGTTTGCCCGGAACGAGTTCAGCTTGGATTCGAAGGCTACAATCGGTGTGGAGTTCCAGACTAGAACGCTAGTTATTCAGCATAAGAATGTTAAAGCTCAGATCTGGGATACTGCGGGCCAGGAAAG ATACAGAGCAGTTACAAGTGCATATTACCGAGGAGCTCTTGGGGCAATGCTTGCGTACGATATTACCAAACGCCAGAGCTTTGATCACATACCTCGTTGGCTTGAGGAGTTGCGGAGCCATGCTGACAAGAACATTGTCATCATCTTAATAGGAAACAAAAGTGATCTTGAAGACCAGCGTGCAGTCTCCACCGACGACGCCAAGGAATTCGCCGAGAAAGaaggtttgtttttcttggagACCTCGGCTCTTGAATCCACCAATGTGGAGAGTGCCTTCATGACTATCTTAACTGAGATCTTCAACATCATGAACAAAAAGAACCTTGCTGCTGGTGAGAATCAAGGCAATGGCAACTCTGCATCCCTCGCCGGTGGTAAGAAGGTCATTATTCCGGGCCCGGCGCAAGAAATCCCGGCGAAAAGCAAGATCTGTTGTACTTCAACATGA
- the LOC111781403 gene encoding tRNA (cytosine(34)-C(5))-methyltransferase-like: MGGKGRGGRARTQRKHFRESRENVWKRPKPDPNSANDNKDGNGNHWEPFESQSHAFNEYYKEQGIVTAEEWNTFIEVLRKPLPAAFRINSSGQFCGEIRAQLQNDFTKSLQAEVTDGDEAEAIRPLPWYPDNLAWHSNFSRMQLRKNQALESFHEFLKLENEIGNITRQEAVSMVPPLFLDVHPNHYVLDMCAAPGSKTFQLLEIIHQSSKPGDLPDGLVVANDLDVQRCNLLIHQTKRMCTANLIVTNHEAQHFPGCRANTNFFSASTAGNELKPRSTQLTFDRVLCDVPCSGDGTLRKAPDIWRKWNSGMGNGLHGLQVQIGMRGASLLKVGGRMVYSTCSMNPVENEAVVAELLRKSGGSLELVDVSNELPQLVRRPGLKKWKVCDKGVWFASYEQVTESCQSVAIPGMFPSGRGRKSDTHNSELRGNHPDGGSSVDVSEPTMDPVHVFDEEVCEFPIERCMRIVPHDQNTGAFFVAVLRKVAPLPAATEKTSDQNTKSANDQSRGKLQQTTTDADSVDLNATDGMGESSSEVEIDPNNQRDSNSANNNPPCKLPVQDNKDADGLDSTDGMDKQFSEADMEVVENETTENKLEITAIKNNSEESKQPGDGEMDPKKCNGKRKLQIQGKWRGVDPVVLFKDETVIDCIKTFYGINESFPLIGHLVTRNSDTNHVKRIYYISNSVKDVLELNFSAGQQLKITSIGLKMFERQSSREGSSAPCAFRISSEGLPVLLPYITKQILTMSPVDFKHLLQYKSIKYADFVDAAFGEKASNLMLGCCVIVLGAGNTSSEVIKVDESTIAIGCWKGRASLSVMVTATDCQELLGRLSNRLGNDL; the protein is encoded by the exons ATGGGAGGCAAGGGGAGGGGCGGCAGAGCTCGTACTCAGAGAAAGCATTTTCGAGAGAGCAGAGAGAACGTTTGGAAGCGTCCAAAACCCGATCCTAACTCTGCCAATGACAACAAGGATGGCAATGGCAATCACTGGGAGCCTTTCGAATCTCAAAGTCATGCGTTCAATGAGTACTACAAg GAGCAAGGCATAGTTACTGCGGAAGAATGGAATACGTTTATTGAGGTTCTTCGTAAGCCATTGCCCGCTGCTTTTAGGATCAATTCTAG TGGACAGTTCTGTGGGGAAATACGAGCTCAGTTACAAAACGACTTCACGAAATCTCTTCAGGCTGAG GTTACTGATGGTGATGAAGCTGAGGCTATTAGACCATTGCCTTGGTACCCTGACAATCTTGCGTGGCATTCAAATTTTTCAAGAATGCAACTACGGAAGAATCAAGCTCTCGAGAG TTTTCATGAATTCTTGAAgctagaaaatgaaattgggAACATTACAAGGCAGGAGGCTGTCAGCATG GTACCTCCTCTTTTTCTGGATGTACATCCAAATCACTATGTACTTGACA TGTGTGCTGCTCCAGGCTCCAAAACATTTCAATTACTTGAGATCATACACCAATCCAGCAAACCTGGAGATCTACCCGATGGATTG GTAGTGGCAAATGATTTAGATGTTCAAAGATGTAACCTTCTCATCCACCAAACTAAAAGAATGTGCACTGCCAACCTCATTGTTACAAATCATGAAGCACAACATTTTCCTGGCTGTCGAGCAAATACCAATTTCTTCAGTGCATCTACAGCAGGGAATGAACTAAAACCTCGTAGCACTCAACTTACATTTGATCGTGTTTTATGTGATGTTCCCTGTAGCGGAGATGGTACACTTCGCAAGGCTCCAGATATATGGAGGAAATG GAATTCTGGGATGGGTAATGGTTTACATGGCTTGCAAGTGCAGATAGGCATGCGAG GTGCCTCTTTACTTAAAGTTGGTGGAAGAATGGTTTACTCAACTTGCTCAATGAATCCTGTTGAAAACGAGGCTGTTGTTGCAGAG CTTTTGCGAAAATCTGGAGGCTCTCTTGAACTCGTTGATGTCTCAAATGAACTTCCACAACTTGTTCGTCGGCCTGGTCTTAAGAAATGGAAG GTGTGTGATAAGGGTGTATGGTTTGCGTCCTACGAACAAGTTACCGAATCTTGCCAGAGTGTGGCAATACCCGGCATGTTTCCTTCTGGCAGAGGCCGTAAAAGCGATACTCATAACTCAGAATTGAGGGGAAATCATCCTGACGGTGGAAGTTCTGTTGATGTATCTGAGCCAACAATGGATCCTGTACATGTGTTCGATGAGGAGGTTTGTGAATTTCCAATCGAGCGTTGCATGAGGATAGTGCCTCATGATCAAAATACTGGAGCCTTCTTTGTTGCAGTATTACGCAAAGTTGCCCCTTTGCCAG CTGCTACTGAAAAAACAAGTGATCAGAATACGAAGTCTGCAAATGACCAGTCTCGTGGCAAGCTTCAACAGACTACTACAGATGCAGATAGTGTGGACCTTAATGCAACAGATGGGATGGGCGAAAGCTCCTCAGAAGTTGAGATTGATCCCAATAATCAAAGGGACTCCAATTCTGCAAACAATAATCCACCTTGCAAACTTCCAGTTCAGGATAATAAAGACGCAGATGGTTTGGACAGTACAGATGGGATGGATAAGCAGTTCTCAGAAGCTGACATGGAGGTAGTTGAAAATGAAACGACTGAAAATAAATTGGAAATTACTGCTATAAAAAATAACTCAGAGGAATCTAAGCAGCCTGGTGATGGTGAAATGGATCCTAAGAAGTGCAATGGGAAGAGAAAGTTGCAGATTCAGGGCAAGTGGAGGGGTGTTGACCCTGTTGTATTATTCAAAGATGAAACCGTCATTGATTGCATAAAGACATTTTATGGTATTAATGAGTCTTTCCCATTGATTGGCCACCTTGTTACTCGAAATAGTGACACTAACCATGTGAAAAGAATCTATTACATTTCTAACTCTGTCAAGGACGTTCTTGAGCTGAATTTTTCAGCCGGGCAGCAACTTAAGATAACATCCATTGGTCTGAAGATGTTT GAGAGGCAATCATCAAGAGAAGGTAGCTCTGCACCCTGTGCATTCCGCATATCGTCAGAGGGATTGCCTGTGTTACTTCCGTACATCACCAAGCAAATCCTAACTATGTCTCCAGTGGATTTCAAGCATCTATTACAATATAAAAGTATCAAATATGCAGATTTTGTGGATGCTGCTTTTGGTGAAAAGGCATCAAACTTAATGCTAGGTTGCTGTGTGATAGTTCTGGGTGCAG GTAACACCTCTTCCGAAGTTATCAAAGTTGACGAGTCGACTATAGCCATTGGGTGCTGGAAAGGGAGAGCCAGTCTGAGTGTTATGGTCACGGCCACTGATTGCCAAGAACTACTTGGAAGGCTTTCCAATCGGCTTGGAAATGATTTGTAG